The sequence CATCTATCTATGCACTGCATTGAATTGCTAAGTCACTGGGTTATGAGTGCTCATTTATTCTGTGGATGGATCAACAACATGTGGTATTGGACTGGAAGCTGTTCCACTAACTCACAGCTCAGCGGTTGCTGTTGATGAACTAAATGATTCAGGTCCAAGTGTTGGTATTCAGTGACTGGAATTATTTTTGCAGTGATGACAACACGTGGGAGCCGGAGGAAAACCTGGACTGCCCCGACCTCATCGCAGAATTCCTGCAGTCCCAGAAAATAGCAAACGATGGCGTGGATAAAACAGAGGGACCAAAGCGGAAAGCAGAGTCTGATACGGAAacagaggaaaataaaaacaagaagaagagggaggaggtcagTGAAGGTGCTGCCACAGCGGGTGACCAACACAACCTGTGGTCAGTCCCAGAGGAAGCTTTCTTGAGAGAGGGGCAGGTGGgggaacagaaacatagaaaataggtgcaggagaagaccattcagccctttgagccagcatcgccattcaatatgatcatggctgatcatccaaaatcagtaccctgttcctgctttctccccatatcccttgattccgttagccctaagagcgatatctaactctctcttgaatacatccagtgaattggcctccactgccttctgttgcagagaattccacagattcacaactgtctgggtgaaaaggtttttgctcatctcattcctaaatggctgaccccttattcttagatggTGTAGATGAAGTCGAGGGAGCTTTCCTACAGTCTGGTGACCAGAGCTGCAGACAAGGCTCCAAGTTGGACATTCTCTGCTCTATGCAGCCAGTATGGAGGGACCCTGTCCCCTGTATTGgcttttgtaggaaagaactgcagatgctggtttacaccgaagatagacacaaaatgctggagtaactcagcggaacaggcagcatctctggtgagaaggaatggttgacgtttctggtcgagacccttcttcagactggagaaggttctcaatccgaaacgtcacccataccctctctccagagattctgcgtgtcccgctgagttattgcagcattttgtgtctatcttccctgtaTTGGCTTGCCTGGATTCCATTCTTGGGGAGGTGGTCAGATTGCCCTTGCTCACCGTGTCCCCCTGCCCATTGCCTTCTCGTCTGTTTCTCTTGCAGCAGGAGAAGCCAAGAGGGTTTGCCCGAGAGCTGGAACCAGAACGTATCATCGGGGCGACAGATTCAAGCGGGGAGCTGATGTTCCTCATGAAGTGGTGAGTTTGCAGCATTACAGTCGATCTCTGTGGTACCTGTAACCCAGCTGCGATGAAGTGATTGAGTGAGCTTGCTGTGTGGTGCGGGCTGGGGGGCGGATTATGCTGAACAAATGAGCAACCTCATGGTGACTGAGGGATATCAGACCAGCGCCAAGGCTCTTCACCATTCACTCCTCCTCCAGCTCTTGAGTTATCCTTGTCGCCCTCCCCATCCCGCACCTGGGTGGCCATCGATGatgaaacatagaacagcaaaggaactggcccttcagcccacaatgtctgtgcccatcatgatgccaagttaaactgatcccatctgcctgatGTGTTCTCTTtgggacgtatgacaataaaacactggatTCCTGACTAGATACACACAGCGAGAAAACAGGGCCCtcaacacaacttgcccacaccggccaacatcccCTGTctaccacctgcccgcatttggcccacatccctctaaatgtcctatccatgtacctgtccaaatgtttcttaaaggttgtgatagttcctgctcagctacctcctccatgCAGCAGCTCATTCCAACACCCAAGGTCTGTAGAAGGGCTCCGATCCGAAagatcacctgcccattccctccatatgACACTGCCTGACAACCCAGAGTTCCTCCttcgctttgtgttttgctccagttgCCATCGGCTGCAGTTCTTTGAGGTCGTGGTTGAAGAGGGGATTGCTAACGGCGGCCTTTGCTTCTCCCGTGCAGGAAAAACTCAGACGAGGCCGACTTGGTGCCGGCAAAGGAGGCGAATGTGAAGTGCCCGCAGGTGGTCATCTCCTTCTACGAGGAGCGTCTAACGTGGCACTCCTATCCCaccgagggggaggaggagaagaaggaggagaagTAACGGAGCAGAGGGGCTCACACACCTCCCATTTACTACTTTACACGACGAGAAAATAATCCCGACATTTGCAGACGTGGTTTTCAGTTGTACAGATGTATAGTTCTCCGGGTGATACTTCTCTCAACTCCTCTCGGACCTGGTTTATTGCCTCTGACTGCCAGGGGCCGGGCAGGTTGTGTTTCAAATCCAGCATGACTTATTTTTAATTTCACTGTTTTATTTTTCTCCAGGTTTTTGGGGGTAATAACTAATTGTAGAAGCCAATGAGTTGTAGATTAGTTGCCTTGGCTTATAGCATCGGGTTTGTGCCCGTGAAGGCAAAAGGagtctgcaggtgctgatttaattCACAGCCTCTTTTAGTGCAGTGTTTTTGTTGGGTTTAGCTCAGATTGCACCTCCAGCCCTCCTCTCCCTTTGCACCTTCTTGGACCTGAAGAGCAGCTCAGGGTAGACTCACATGTTGTGTACTCTCCACTGTGAGTTGATGAATGCCTGACCACAGGACCGATTGCTGTTCCAACCAGCCTGTGGGAGGCTTGGTGACCGAcactgccttcccccccccacccccgacactcCATCCTGCAGTGATGTTTCCATTGTGGTGAAAGTTTGCTTCTGTTGGGCCCGCGCTGTTTGCTTGGTAATGAGGAGGCAGAAGCATAGACAGTGGGTTAGAGCTTCATTCTGTACAGTTACAATCCCAGGCTGCTAATGGCCTTCATCTGTTACTGGACCCACCAGTCGGCACCACAGCCACACTGTGCTCTCTGCGACTTGCTTCACTCATTCTCCACAGTCAATGGGCTTCTGCTTGTCGGTGCCTGGGCCTGTGAGTGGTGCTGAGGCTTGGTGC is a genomic window of Leucoraja erinacea ecotype New England chromosome 27, Leri_hhj_1, whole genome shotgun sequence containing:
- the LOC129710138 gene encoding chromobox protein homolog 1-like, which codes for MASASLLNLRLDTVGKKPNKKKAEEVLEEEEEEEYVVEKVLDRRIVKGKVEYLLKWKGFSDDDNTWEPEENLDCPDLIAEFLQSQKIANDGVDKTEGPKRKAESDTETEENKNKKKREEQEKPRGFARELEPERIIGATDSSGELMFLMKWKNSDEADLVPAKEANVKCPQVVISFYEERLTWHSYPTEGEEEKKEEK